Proteins co-encoded in one Amblyraja radiata isolate CabotCenter1 unplaced genomic scaffold, sAmbRad1.1.pri scaffold_1088_ctg1, whole genome shotgun sequence genomic window:
- the rps27 gene encoding 40S ribosomal protein S27 isoform X2: MDVKCPGCYKITTVFSHAQTVVLCVGCSTVLCQPTGGKARLTEGCSFRRKQH; the protein is encoded by the exons ATGGATGTTAAGTGTCCAG GCTGCTACAAGATCACCACTGTGTTCAGCCACGCGCAGACGGTCGTGCTGTGTGTCGGATGCTCCACCGTTCTCTGTCAGCCCACAGGAGGGAAGGCGAGGCTAACAGAAG gcTGTTCATTCCGGAGAAAGCAACACTGA
- the rps27 gene encoding 40S ribosomal protein S27 isoform X1, with the protein MPLAKDLLHPSPEEEKRKHKKKRLVQSPNSYFMDVKCPGCYKITTVFSHAQTVVLCVGCSTVLCQPTGGKARLTEGCSFRRKQH; encoded by the exons CTGGCAAAAGATTTGTTGCACCCGAGTCCGGAGGAGGAGAAGCGTAAACACAAGAAGAAGCGTTTGGTGCAGAGCCCAAACTCCTACTTCATGGATGTTAAGTGTCCAG GCTGCTACAAGATCACCACTGTGTTCAGCCACGCGCAGACGGTCGTGCTGTGTGTCGGATGCTCCACCGTTCTCTGTCAGCCCACAGGAGGGAAGGCGAGGCTAACAGAAG gcTGTTCATTCCGGAGAAAGCAACACTGA